In Roseomonas fluvialis, one genomic interval encodes:
- the puuE gene encoding allantoinase PuuE: protein MTMLAAETDYPRDFLGYGPSPPDPRWPGGAKVALSFVLNYEEGGENTVLNGDAGSELYLHEVPGGSPVLGERNRTVESQFEYGARAGVWRVLRAFAAQGFPLTVYGVGRALELNPEAARAFAAAGHEVASHAWRWIDYHGMDEAAERAEIARCVETIERLTGSRPVGWYTGRISPNTRRLVAEYGGFLYDSDAYDDDLPHYVTAAGKPHLVIPYTLDNNDMKYAVPPGFGDPGGWEHHLTDAFEVLLAEGRAGQPKMMSVGLHCRLVGRPGRAAALQRFLARVAREKDVWVCRRADIARHWWATHPPQP, encoded by the coding sequence ATGACGATGCTCGCCGCCGAGACCGACTACCCCCGTGACTTCCTGGGCTACGGCCCCAGCCCACCCGACCCGCGCTGGCCGGGCGGGGCGAAGGTCGCCCTTTCCTTCGTGCTGAACTACGAGGAGGGCGGCGAGAACACCGTGCTGAACGGTGATGCCGGCAGCGAGCTTTACCTGCATGAAGTCCCGGGCGGCTCACCCGTGCTGGGCGAACGCAACCGCACCGTGGAATCGCAGTTCGAATACGGCGCGCGCGCCGGCGTTTGGCGCGTGTTGCGGGCCTTCGCGGCGCAGGGTTTTCCGCTCACCGTCTATGGCGTCGGCCGTGCGCTGGAACTCAACCCCGAGGCCGCGCGCGCCTTCGCCGCGGCGGGGCACGAGGTGGCGTCGCATGCCTGGCGCTGGATCGACTATCACGGGATGGACGAAGCCGCGGAACGCGCCGAGATCGCGCGTTGCGTCGAGACCATCGAACGCCTGACCGGCAGCCGTCCGGTCGGCTGGTACACCGGCCGCATTAGCCCCAACACGCGCCGCCTGGTCGCGGAGTACGGCGGATTTCTGTACGATTCCGACGCCTATGACGACGACCTGCCGCATTACGTGACGGCCGCCGGCAAGCCGCACCTGGTCATACCGTACACGCTCGACAACAATGACATGAAGTACGCGGTGCCGCCGGGCTTCGGCGACCCGGGCGGCTGGGAACACCACCTGACCGATGCCTTCGAGGTGCTGCTCGCCGAAGGTCGCGCCGGGCAGCCCAAGATGATGTCGGTCGGGCTGCATTGCCGCCTGGTCGGCCGTCCGGGGCGTGCCGCGGCGCTGCAGCGTTTCCTCGCGCGGGTGGCACGCGAGAAGGACGTCTGGGTCTGCCGCCGCGCCGACATCGCCCGCCACTGGTGGGCCACGCACCCACCGCAGCCGTAA
- a CDS encoding cupin domain-containing protein yields the protein MSYPLEKRELIAEAPGLRMQILTLAAGQEVPWHWHSEVTDTFLCMDGPMVIETRAPTETVELDPGQMYAVPSKRAHRVTGKDGGRCRFAILQGVGTYDFKPVGA from the coding sequence ATGTCCTATCCGCTCGAGAAGCGTGAACTCATCGCTGAGGCACCGGGCCTGCGCATGCAGATCCTCACGCTCGCGGCAGGGCAGGAAGTACCCTGGCATTGGCACAGCGAGGTGACCGACACCTTCTTGTGCATGGATGGCCCGATGGTGATCGAGACCCGCGCGCCGACCGAGACGGTCGAACTGGACCCCGGCCAGATGTACGCGGTGCCTTCGAAGCGTGCGCATCGCGTCACCGGGAAGGATGGCGGGCGCTGCCGCTTCGCCATCCTGCAGGGCGTGGGCACCTACGACTTCAAGCCGGTGGGCGCGTGA
- a CDS encoding tripartite tricarboxylate transporter substrate binding protein, with the protein MRRRATLALPLLLAARGARAQDGRRLELIVPYPPGGGNDIGARALAPALERELGMPVVVLNRPGAGSQIGMAQVARARPDGLTIGYGLWPQTTTLYLDASRQAGFTRESFTPLALHVTDPGAITVRADSPLRSLADLVAASRARPDDFRMSDNGQLGHEHLASIRLQRMAGLRFNQVHFNGAGPALTALLGGQTEAAIFAVGTASGQMRQGAVRALAVLSAEESPFLPGVPTARAQGFDIIAGSTRAFVAPAGLPPDLRDRLASALQRAITSPEHEERMRALSIPITYRGADAFAAYWAEEERLLRPLIAELTREGRSQ; encoded by the coding sequence ATGCGCCGGCGCGCGACGCTCGCGCTTCCGTTGCTGCTCGCCGCGCGGGGCGCGCGGGCGCAGGACGGGCGGCGGCTCGAACTGATCGTCCCCTATCCGCCAGGCGGGGGGAACGACATCGGTGCGCGGGCGCTCGCCCCGGCGCTGGAGCGCGAACTCGGCATGCCGGTGGTGGTTCTCAACCGCCCCGGCGCGGGCAGCCAGATCGGCATGGCGCAGGTGGCGCGGGCCCGGCCGGATGGGCTGACCATCGGCTACGGGCTCTGGCCGCAGACCACGACGCTCTACCTGGACGCGTCACGCCAGGCGGGCTTCACGCGGGAGAGCTTCACGCCCCTCGCGCTGCATGTGACCGACCCGGGCGCCATCACCGTGCGCGCCGACAGCCCGTTGCGCAGCCTGGCCGACCTGGTCGCGGCATCCCGTGCGCGGCCCGATGATTTCCGCATGTCCGACAACGGCCAGCTTGGGCACGAGCATCTCGCCTCGATCCGGCTGCAGCGCATGGCCGGGCTGCGCTTCAACCAGGTGCACTTCAACGGGGCGGGGCCCGCGCTGACCGCGCTGCTGGGCGGCCAGACCGAAGCCGCGATCTTCGCGGTCGGCACCGCTAGCGGGCAGATGCGTCAGGGCGCGGTGCGCGCGCTGGCGGTGCTCTCGGCCGAGGAAAGCCCGTTCCTGCCGGGCGTGCCGACCGCCCGTGCCCAGGGTTTCGACATCATCGCCGGGTCGACGCGTGCCTTCGTGGCGCCGGCCGGCCTGCCGCCGGACCTGCGCGACCGCCTCGCGAGCGCGCTGCAACGCGCGATCACATCGCCGGAGCATGAGGAGCGGATGCGCGCGCTCTCGATCCCCATCACCTACCGGGGTGCCGACGCCTTCGCTGCCTATTGGGCGGAGGAGGAACGCCTGCTCCGCCCGCTAATCGCGGAACTGACACGCGAGGGGCGGTCGCAATAG
- a CDS encoding rod shape-determining protein, translating to MFSRLFGFLSADMAIDLGTANTLVYVKGRGIVLNEPSVVAISDLRGRKQVLAVGEEAKLMLGRTPGNIAAIRPLRDGVIADFEVAEEMIKHFIRKVHNRRSFASPMIIVCVPSGSTAVERRAIQESAESAGARRVLLIEEPMAAAIGAGLPVTEPSGSMVVDIGGGTTEVAVISLGGIVYARSVRVGGDKLDEAIISYIRRQFNLLIGESTAERIKLEIGAAAPPEDGEEGPVAEVKGRDLMNGVPREVVVSQRQIAESLYEPVSQIVEAVKVALENTPPELAADIVDKGIVLTGGGALLNRLDQVLRDATGLPVVVAEEALSCVALGTGRALEDIKRLRHVLTSMY from the coding sequence ATGTTCTCTCGCCTGTTCGGCTTCCTGTCTGCCGACATGGCCATCGATCTCGGCACCGCGAACACGCTTGTGTACGTGAAGGGCCGAGGCATCGTGCTCAATGAGCCGAGCGTGGTCGCCATATCCGACCTGCGCGGCCGCAAGCAGGTGCTCGCCGTCGGCGAGGAGGCCAAGCTCATGCTCGGCCGCACGCCCGGCAACATCGCCGCCATCCGACCGCTGCGCGACGGCGTGATCGCCGATTTCGAGGTCGCGGAGGAGATGATCAAGCACTTCATCCGCAAGGTGCATAACCGGCGCTCGTTCGCCTCGCCCATGATCATCGTGTGTGTGCCCTCCGGCAGCACCGCCGTGGAACGCCGCGCCATCCAGGAGAGCGCCGAGTCGGCCGGCGCGCGCCGCGTCCTGCTGATCGAGGAACCCATGGCGGCCGCGATCGGCGCCGGCCTGCCGGTCACCGAGCCCTCGGGCTCCATGGTGGTCGACATCGGCGGCGGTACGACCGAGGTCGCGGTGATCAGCCTGGGCGGCATCGTCTATGCCCGTTCCGTCCGGGTGGGCGGCGACAAGCTGGACGAGGCGATCATTTCCTACATCCGCCGCCAGTTTAACCTTCTGATCGGCGAGAGCACGGCCGAGCGGATCAAGCTCGAGATCGGCGCGGCCGCCCCGCCCGAGGATGGTGAGGAAGGGCCAGTGGCCGAGGTGAAGGGCCGCGACCTGATGAACGGCGTGCCGCGCGAAGTGGTCGTCAGCCAGCGCCAGATCGCGGAATCGCTGTACGAACCGGTCTCGCAGATCGTCGAGGCAGTGAAGGTCGCGCTCGAGAACACGCCGCCCGAACTGGCCGCCGACATCGTCGACAAGGGTATCGTTCTGACCGGCGGCGGGGCTCTGCTGAACCGGCTCGACCAGGTGCTGCGGGATGCGACGGGGCTGCCCGTGGTGGTGGCGGAGGAAGCGCTGTCCTGCGTCGCCTTGGGGACGGGTCGTGCGCTCGAGGACATCAAGCGGCTTCGCCACGTCCTGACTTCGATGTATTGA
- a CDS encoding rod shape-determining protein MreD, which translates to MVSPPFRPPQGRPAPAPGLLRRLDAFARLAFPGFSTGFLMVLAAAPVSLPSPVFAATLPCVFFWSVFRPAAMSPPVIFALGLLLDLLTLAPLGAGVLVLLGVHGAALRFRRFLVRQSFLMVWLVFCATALLAAALFWALQALLALRVAPFGPALHAAMLSAGLYPAIALVLARVHEAMRQAETAP; encoded by the coding sequence ATGGTGAGCCCCCCCTTCCGTCCGCCCCAGGGGCGCCCGGCGCCCGCGCCGGGGCTGCTGCGCCGGCTCGATGCCTTCGCACGCCTCGCCTTCCCTGGCTTTTCGACCGGGTTCCTGATGGTGCTCGCTGCCGCGCCGGTCAGCCTGCCATCCCCGGTTTTCGCCGCGACGCTGCCTTGCGTGTTCTTCTGGTCCGTGTTCCGGCCGGCGGCGATGTCGCCACCGGTGATCTTCGCGCTCGGGCTGCTGCTGGACCTGCTGACGCTGGCGCCCTTGGGCGCAGGTGTGCTGGTGCTGCTGGGGGTGCATGGGGCGGCGCTGCGGTTCCGGCGCTTCCTGGTGCGGCAGTCCTTCCTGATGGTGTGGCTTGTCTTCTGTGCCACGGCGCTGTTGGCGGCAGCCCTGTTCTGGGCGCTGCAGGCGCTGCTGGCGCTGCGCGTCGCGCCCTTCGGGCCGGCCTTGCACGCCGCGATGCTCTCGGCAGGCCTCTACCCCGCCATCGCGCTGGTGCTCGCCCGTGTACACGAAGCCATGCGCCAGGCGGAGACCGCGCCATGA
- a CDS encoding 2-isopropylmalate synthase: MAITHPSFGTLADDRIIIFDTTLRDGEQSPGFSMNLEEKLRMAEALWELGIDVMEAGFPIASPGDFESVLSIAQHFAKDGPVVCGLSRTAPADILRAAEAVKPAARKRIHTFVSTSPLHMRVKLRLEPEQVLDLVTSSVSLARQHTDDVEWSAEDGTRTDPDFLCRCVEAAIKAGATTINIPDTVGYALPEDMTRIFTMVRDRVPGADKVILSTHNHNDLGLAVANTLAAIRAGARQVESTINGIGERAGNASLEEVVMALRTRQDAIAAKNNIVTERILKTSKLLSTITGFDVQPNKAIVGRNAFAHESGIHQDGVLKDKSTYEIMTPESVGWSNTSLVMGKHSGRAAFRDKLKGMGYEVGDNQLNDAFRRFKDLADRKKVVYDEDIAALVDDEIVRGNDRIKLTALTVATGMATKPTASISLEVDGETRDGVAAGDGAVDATFNALRNAFPHEVNLKLYAVQSVTGGTDAQARVTVRLEEAGKLVDGQGADTDTIVASARAYVHALNKLLVKRERTEPPVVLRA, translated from the coding sequence ATGGCCATCACCCATCCCTCCTTCGGCACCCTGGCCGACGACCGCATCATCATCTTCGACACCACGCTGCGCGACGGCGAGCAGTCGCCGGGCTTCTCCATGAACCTCGAGGAGAAGCTGCGCATGGCCGAGGCCCTGTGGGAGCTCGGCATCGACGTGATGGAGGCCGGCTTCCCCATCGCCTCCCCCGGCGACTTCGAGAGCGTACTGTCCATTGCGCAGCACTTCGCCAAGGACGGCCCCGTGGTCTGCGGCCTGTCGCGCACTGCGCCGGCCGACATCCTGCGCGCCGCGGAAGCCGTGAAGCCGGCCGCGCGCAAGCGCATCCACACCTTCGTGTCGACCAGCCCACTGCACATGCGGGTCAAGCTGCGCCTCGAGCCGGAGCAGGTGCTGGACCTGGTCACCAGCAGCGTCTCGCTGGCGCGCCAGCACACAGATGACGTGGAATGGTCGGCGGAGGACGGCACGCGCACTGACCCCGACTTCCTCTGCCGCTGCGTGGAAGCAGCGATCAAGGCGGGCGCCACCACCATCAACATTCCCGATACGGTCGGCTACGCCCTGCCCGAGGACATGACGCGCATCTTCACCATGGTGCGTGACCGCGTGCCGGGCGCGGACAAGGTCATCCTGTCCACGCACAACCACAACGACCTGGGCCTGGCGGTCGCGAACACCCTGGCCGCAATCCGCGCCGGCGCCCGCCAGGTGGAATCCACGATCAACGGTATCGGCGAACGTGCCGGCAATGCGAGCCTCGAGGAAGTGGTGATGGCGCTGCGCACGCGCCAGGACGCCATCGCGGCGAAAAACAACATCGTCACCGAACGAATCCTCAAGACATCCAAGCTGCTGTCCACCATCACCGGCTTTGACGTGCAGCCCAACAAGGCGATCGTCGGCCGCAACGCCTTCGCGCATGAATCCGGCATCCACCAGGACGGCGTGCTGAAGGACAAGTCGACCTACGAGATCATGACGCCCGAGAGCGTCGGCTGGTCCAACACCTCGCTGGTGATGGGCAAGCATTCGGGCCGTGCGGCCTTCCGCGACAAGCTGAAGGGCATGGGGTACGAGGTCGGCGACAACCAGCTCAACGACGCCTTCCGCCGCTTCAAGGACCTCGCGGATCGCAAGAAGGTTGTCTACGACGAGGATATCGCCGCGCTGGTGGATGACGAGATCGTCCGCGGCAACGACCGCATCAAGCTGACCGCGCTGACCGTCGCGACCGGCATGGCGACGAAGCCGACGGCATCCATCAGCCTTGAGGTGGATGGCGAGACCAGGGACGGCGTGGCCGCCGGGGACGGCGCGGTGGATGCCACCTTCAACGCGCTGCGCAACGCCTTCCCGCACGAGGTGAACCTGAAGCTGTACGCGGTGCAGTCGGTTACCGGCGGCACCGACGCCCAGGCCCGCGTGACCGTGCGGCTCGAGGAAGCGGGGAAGCTGGTGGACGGGCAGGGGGCGGATACCGACACCATCGTCGCCTCGGCGCGCGCCTATGTGCACGCCCTCAACAAGCTGCTGGTGAAGCGCGAACGCACGGAACCCCCCGTCGTGTTGCGCGCCTGA
- the mreC gene encoding rod shape-determining protein MreC, translating into MIRLSIPLRQALARLSLPLMIAAAFGVMLLGKADALLAERLRSHLADALSPIYAALAEPMGAVRNAVEEVQALAQLREENAILREENERLRRWQAAALALESENELLRRQLNFLPEAAPAFVTARVVADGGGTYARAVLLATGPQHAIRKGQVALDERGFVGRVTEVGSRSARVLLATDMNSRIPVTLESSRARAIMAGSNGARPRLSHWPEGVMPVEGERIVTSAEAGAFPAGLPVGVVRVSPQGAPEVELFARLDRLDAVRLFDYGLRGILPPESVARPEPRPGRR; encoded by the coding sequence GTGATCCGGCTGAGCATTCCGCTCCGGCAGGCGCTGGCAAGGCTGTCGCTGCCGCTGATGATCGCGGCAGCCTTCGGCGTGATGCTGCTTGGCAAGGCCGATGCACTGCTGGCCGAGCGCCTGCGCAGCCACCTGGCCGATGCGCTCTCCCCGATCTACGCGGCCCTGGCCGAACCGATGGGCGCGGTCCGCAACGCGGTCGAGGAAGTCCAGGCGCTGGCCCAGTTGCGCGAGGAGAACGCCATCCTGCGCGAGGAGAATGAACGCCTCCGCCGCTGGCAGGCCGCGGCTCTGGCGCTGGAATCCGAGAACGAACTGCTGCGCCGGCAGTTGAACTTCCTGCCCGAGGCGGCGCCCGCCTTCGTGACCGCCCGGGTCGTGGCCGATGGCGGCGGCACCTATGCCCGTGCGGTTCTACTCGCGACCGGCCCGCAGCATGCCATCCGGAAGGGCCAGGTCGCGCTGGACGAACGCGGCTTCGTCGGCCGCGTGACCGAGGTGGGCAGTCGTTCCGCCCGCGTCCTGCTCGCCACCGACATGAACAGCCGGATCCCCGTGACGCTCGAATCAAGTCGGGCGCGCGCCATCATGGCCGGCAGCAACGGCGCCCGCCCGCGCTTGTCGCATTGGCCCGAGGGCGTCATGCCGGTCGAGGGCGAGCGCATCGTGACCAGCGCCGAGGCCGGCGCCTTCCCGGCAGGGCTGCCGGTTGGCGTGGTGCGGGTTTCGCCGCAAGGCGCGCCGGAGGTCGAGCTGTTCGCCCGGCTGGACCGGCTCGATGCGGTGCGGCTGTTCGACTACGGGTTGCGGGGCATCCTGCCGCCCGAATCGGTGGCGCGGCCGGAACCGCGCCCGGGCCGGCGCTGA
- a CDS encoding Bug family tripartite tricarboxylate transporter substrate binding protein has product MLRRIALALVAGIIATPALAQDWVPDRPVRIILPFPPGGATDLIARILADRISRTSPHPWVVENRSGANGNIGMEAAARSTPDGYTLGACTIGNCAINPAIYARMPYDIERDLVPVFWSGSVMNVVAVHPSVPATTLTEFIAWAQANRGRVNYGSSGFGSSNHLTPELLNGRLGLGLVHVPFRGGAPALQALLANQVQVMIENIPTKIQAIRAGQIRAIAVTGGLRDPSLPDVPTFAEAGVPNIVVEPWFGYMAPRGTPANVVAGLNRMLNEANADTDVQARLRGLGVRPEGGTPARFAEHVRSEIARWREVVEQNRIEKIE; this is encoded by the coding sequence ATGCTGCGCCGGATCGCGCTCGCGCTCGTCGCGGGTATTATTGCCACGCCCGCCCTCGCCCAGGACTGGGTGCCCGACCGCCCGGTGCGCATCATCCTGCCCTTCCCGCCAGGGGGCGCCACCGACCTGATCGCGCGCATCCTCGCCGACCGGATCAGCCGGACCTCGCCACACCCCTGGGTGGTCGAGAACCGCTCGGGCGCCAACGGCAACATCGGCATGGAGGCGGCCGCGCGCAGCACGCCGGACGGCTACACGCTGGGCGCCTGCACCATCGGCAACTGCGCCATCAACCCGGCCATCTACGCCCGCATGCCCTACGACATCGAGCGCGACCTCGTGCCGGTGTTCTGGAGCGGCAGCGTGATGAACGTGGTGGCGGTGCACCCGTCGGTGCCGGCCACCACGCTGACGGAGTTCATCGCCTGGGCGCAGGCGAATCGCGGTCGGGTGAACTACGGGTCGTCAGGCTTCGGGTCTTCGAACCACCTGACGCCCGAACTGCTGAACGGGCGGCTCGGCCTCGGGCTCGTGCATGTGCCCTTCCGGGGCGGCGCGCCGGCACTGCAGGCGCTTCTCGCCAACCAGGTGCAGGTGATGATCGAGAACATCCCCACCAAGATCCAGGCGATCCGCGCCGGGCAGATCCGCGCTATCGCCGTCACCGGCGGCCTGCGCGACCCGTCCCTGCCCGATGTGCCGACCTTCGCCGAGGCCGGCGTACCGAACATCGTGGTGGAGCCCTGGTTCGGCTACATGGCGCCGCGCGGCACGCCCGCGAACGTAGTGGCGGGGCTCAACCGCATGCTGAACGAGGCCAATGCGGACACCGACGTGCAGGCGCGGCTGCGCGGCCTGGGCGTGCGCCCCGAAGGCGGCACGCCGGCGCGCTTTGCCGAGCATGTCCGCTCCGAGATCGCGCGCTGGCGCGAGGTGGTGGAACAGAACCGCATCGAGAAGATCGAATAG